A single Natranaerobius thermophilus JW/NM-WN-LF DNA region contains:
- the flhB gene encoding flagellar biosynthesis protein FlhB — MNIDKRFDLQLFNQEKTETPTPKHRRESRKKGQVAKSTELTSALLLMATFSTLYIVFPYSFDRFMNFAKQFWSNINTINYTMDEIHSLLITMMMEGAVFAAPVIIVAVLIGLISNLMQVGILLTGDPLKPKLERLDPIKGFQKIFSKRAVVELTKSLFKMVVIGIIAYILFNNHMEHFPYFYDMTVMQIAVEVGQLTWALIFRVGMALLFLSILDYVYQVWEHEQNLKMTKQQVKDEHKQTEGDPQVRSKMKEKQREISKKRMMSEVPEADVVITNPVHIAVALKYDEGDTAPMVLAKGQGHVARKIKEIAEDHNVVVMENRQLARSLYFSVEIGDFIPEELYQAVAEVLAFVYRLKKSSGME, encoded by the coding sequence TTGAACATAGATAAAAGATTTGATTTACAACTTTTTAATCAAGAAAAAACTGAAACACCTACTCCCAAACATAGGAGAGAATCAAGAAAAAAAGGACAGGTTGCGAAAAGCACGGAATTAACATCAGCATTACTTCTTATGGCAACCTTTTCTACCCTATATATTGTTTTCCCTTACTCCTTTGATCGTTTTATGAATTTTGCCAAACAGTTCTGGTCTAATATAAATACTATCAATTACACTATGGACGAGATCCATTCTCTGTTGATAACGATGATGATGGAAGGCGCGGTATTTGCAGCCCCAGTGATAATTGTGGCAGTACTTATTGGTCTGATCAGTAATTTGATGCAAGTAGGAATCTTATTGACTGGTGATCCTTTAAAACCTAAATTAGAGCGATTAGACCCTATTAAAGGTTTCCAAAAAATCTTTAGCAAGCGAGCTGTAGTTGAGCTTACAAAATCATTGTTTAAAATGGTAGTTATAGGTATTATAGCGTATATTCTCTTTAATAACCATATGGAACATTTTCCCTATTTTTATGATATGACAGTAATGCAAATTGCGGTAGAAGTAGGTCAATTGACCTGGGCTTTGATATTTCGTGTCGGAATGGCATTACTGTTTTTAAGTATATTAGATTATGTCTATCAAGTATGGGAACATGAGCAAAATCTAAAAATGACTAAACAACAAGTAAAAGACGAGCACAAACAAACCGAAGGGGATCCCCAAGTACGGTCCAAGATGAAAGAAAAGCAAAGGGAAATTTCTAAAAAAAGAATGATGAGTGAAGTTCCTGAAGCCGATGTTGTCATAACAAACCCCGTTCATATAGCTGTTGCATTAAAGTATGATGAAGGGGATACTGCTCCCATGGTACTAGCAAAGGGCCAGGGACATGTGGCTAGAAAAATCAAAGAAATAGCTGAAGACCATAATGTAGTAGTAATGGAAAACCGTCAGTTAGCTAGAAGCTTATATTTTTCTGTTGAAATTGGGGACTTTATTCCAGAAGAGTTATATCAAGCAGTTGCGGAAGTACTAGCCTTTGTCTATAGGTTAAAAAAATCATCAGGCATGGAGTGA
- the fliR gene encoding flagellar biosynthetic protein FliR produces MDLTTLLLEQGVLFILLLTRISGMIMTAPIFGSNYMPNQIKIAFSLILTLVFLPVLSPEGLSDYHIMNVILFAFMELMVGIAIGMIANLVFSSIQIAGQLIDVQMGFAMARVMDPQYETQVPLIGQFKYILAIMIFLVINGHHLLIRSVYESYQLLPIGNIFDLGAGGVALNELFSTVFVLAIQVSAPALGTLFLTNIALGVLARTVPQMNVFIIGFPVKIFVGFLSLVLLMPTYTLVLGNLFQHIWDGLYNFLQAL; encoded by the coding sequence TTGGATCTGACAACGTTGTTGCTAGAACAAGGCGTTTTATTCATATTGTTATTAACTAGAATATCTGGCATGATAATGACAGCACCAATTTTTGGAAGTAATTATATGCCCAATCAAATTAAAATAGCCTTTAGTTTAATATTGACACTGGTTTTTTTACCTGTTTTATCTCCTGAAGGTTTATCTGATTATCATATCATGAATGTTATATTATTTGCTTTTATGGAGTTAATGGTCGGAATAGCAATAGGTATGATCGCCAATTTGGTATTTTCTTCAATACAAATAGCTGGACAATTAATTGATGTACAAATGGGATTTGCTATGGCTAGGGTGATGGACCCCCAGTACGAAACTCAAGTACCTTTAATAGGTCAATTTAAATATATTTTAGCTATCATGATTTTTTTAGTTATAAATGGTCATCACTTATTAATTAGATCAGTTTATGAAAGTTATCAATTGCTACCTATTGGCAATATATTTGATTTAGGTGCAGGGGGAGTAGCTCTTAATGAACTGTTCTCCACAGTGTTTGTTTTGGCTATTCAGGTGAGTGCTCCCGCTCTTGGTACTTTATTTTTGACAAATATAGCTTTGGGGGTTTTGGCTAGAACTGTACCCCAAATGAATGTATTTATTATTGGGTTTCCTGTGAAAATTTTTGTAGGATTTCTGTCCCTGGTATTATTAATGCCTACTTATACTTTGGTTTTGGGAAACTTATTTCAGCACATTTGGGATGGTTTATATAACTTCTTACAAGCTTTATAG
- a CDS encoding flagellar brake protein: MLKIGLSIKIRVDNKDYSSRIEDMDSDYLYISTPMEKGQLVHFSQGSKISVYIIVKGAVYNFEEKIKEQIKSPVPLLKISKPDKLKKIQRRQFFRLEKKLPVKYKILDDDCESELSDTKDAYALDISGGGLKLATQEIIPVNSFLELNFELNIDEGKNSNIHDIRCVGKIVRTQKVDTDRVSIYHYGVKFISLPSEIQDTIVRFIFNEQRKLRLKGRFSHAKREY, from the coding sequence ATGCTGAAAATTGGTTTATCTATCAAAATTAGAGTAGATAACAAAGATTATTCAAGTCGGATTGAAGATATGGACTCAGATTATTTATACATTTCAACTCCCATGGAAAAAGGACAATTGGTTCATTTCTCCCAAGGTAGTAAAATTTCTGTTTACATAATAGTAAAAGGCGCTGTCTATAACTTTGAAGAGAAAATAAAGGAACAAATAAAAAGCCCCGTCCCATTGTTAAAAATCTCCAAACCAGACAAACTGAAAAAAATACAGCGTCGACAGTTTTTTAGATTGGAAAAAAAGCTACCTGTTAAATATAAAATACTTGATGATGATTGTGAATCAGAACTCAGCGATACCAAAGATGCCTATGCCTTAGATATTAGTGGAGGTGGTCTAAAACTAGCAACACAAGAAATAATACCTGTGAATTCATTTTTGGAACTCAATTTTGAATTAAACATTGATGAAGGGAAAAACAGCAATATTCATGATATAAGATGTGTAGGAAAGATTGTTAGAACCCAAAAAGTGGACACTGACCGGGTATCAATATATCACTATGGGGTCAAATTTATTTCATTGCCATCCGAGATTCAAGATACCATTGTAAGATTTATTTTTAATGAGCAAAGAAAACTCCGATTAAAAGGAAGGTTTTCCCATGCAAAAAGAGAATACTAA
- the flhA gene encoding flagellar biosynthesis protein FlhA: MRHVDLIVVLAVIAIVLMLILPVPPELLDFLLVLNITVALTILLISMYTLEPLQFSIFPTLLLLVTIYRLALNVSSTRLILLDAYAGEVIMQFGEFVVGGNPIVGFVIFLILISIQFIVITKGAERVSEVTARFTLDAMPGKQMAIDADLNSGLIDEQQAKERREAVEQEADFYGAMDGASKFVKGDAIAGIVITIINILGGFVIGMAQQGMTFQEALQTFTLLTVGDGLVTQIPALLVSTSTGIVVTRAASDSNLGQDVVRQILAHPKVLFIVGGVLAAVGAFPGMPPLPFLALGSIMGFLGFQLRTSLKSEEPTPEEEQAAATEEEAEEYRSPENVMSLLKIDPIEFEFGYGLLPLADPDQGGDLLDRVTMIRRQVAMELGIVVPVIRVRDNIQLSSNEYCIKIKGVEVAKEEVLPNHYLVMIPGDSSGKPEDLGLEGTETKEPVFGLPALWIDESQREQAEMSGYTVVDPPSVLATHLTEIIKQHAHELLGRQETKELIDNVKNDYPAVVEELVDNILNIGEIRKVLANLLKEGVSIKNLLTILETLTDYGAVTKDTDMLTEYVRQNLNREITTKLKELQGEPIKVITLSPELEQKISDSIKQTDHGNYLSIEPQVTQKIQKQLKNYTEQLTQQGLQPIVVTSPMVRLYFKRLTEGFLPNLMVVSFHELDPQIEAQSVGVVNT, from the coding sequence ATGCGTCATGTTGACTTGATAGTTGTTCTTGCAGTCATAGCAATAGTATTAATGTTAATTTTACCAGTTCCGCCGGAACTGTTAGATTTTTTGCTGGTGTTGAATATAACAGTAGCTCTAACTATATTACTGATATCTATGTATACTTTAGAACCTCTGCAATTCTCTATATTTCCGACTCTGTTGCTGTTAGTTACTATATACCGTTTGGCTCTTAATGTTTCATCAACTCGTCTGATCCTATTGGATGCTTACGCAGGAGAAGTTATAATGCAATTTGGAGAATTTGTCGTAGGTGGTAACCCTATTGTAGGTTTTGTTATTTTCCTAATTTTAATATCAATCCAATTTATTGTTATTACCAAGGGGGCCGAACGGGTTTCAGAAGTAACTGCTCGTTTCACTTTGGATGCCATGCCTGGTAAACAAATGGCTATTGATGCTGATCTAAATTCGGGTTTAATAGATGAACAGCAGGCTAAAGAGAGGCGTGAAGCTGTAGAACAAGAAGCTGATTTTTACGGTGCCATGGATGGTGCCAGTAAATTTGTTAAAGGGGACGCTATTGCAGGAATAGTCATCACTATAATAAATATATTAGGTGGATTTGTCATTGGAATGGCTCAACAGGGCATGACATTTCAAGAAGCCCTGCAAACCTTCACTTTATTGACAGTTGGTGATGGCTTGGTGACCCAGATACCTGCTTTACTGGTGTCTACTTCCACAGGTATTGTAGTTACGCGAGCTGCTTCAGATTCTAACTTGGGTCAAGATGTTGTCAGACAAATACTTGCACATCCCAAAGTTTTATTTATAGTTGGTGGTGTCTTAGCGGCTGTGGGGGCATTTCCCGGTATGCCGCCTTTACCATTTTTAGCACTAGGTTCTATTATGGGCTTTTTAGGTTTTCAACTACGTACTTCTTTAAAATCAGAAGAACCTACTCCGGAAGAAGAACAAGCTGCTGCTACTGAAGAGGAAGCTGAAGAATATCGAAGTCCAGAGAATGTTATGTCTTTATTAAAAATAGACCCAATTGAATTTGAATTCGGATATGGATTACTTCCCTTGGCTGACCCCGATCAAGGAGGGGATTTACTAGACCGGGTTACTATGATTAGAAGACAAGTAGCCATGGAACTAGGTATCGTAGTTCCTGTGATCAGAGTGCGGGACAATATTCAACTGTCTTCCAATGAGTACTGCATAAAAATTAAAGGAGTAGAAGTGGCCAAGGAAGAAGTACTACCAAATCATTACTTAGTGATGATTCCGGGAGATTCAAGTGGAAAACCAGAGGACCTGGGTTTAGAAGGAACAGAAACTAAAGAACCAGTATTTGGTCTCCCTGCCTTATGGATAGACGAAAGCCAGCGTGAACAAGCTGAAATGTCGGGATATACTGTAGTTGATCCTCCCTCGGTGTTAGCAACTCATTTAACAGAGATTATAAAACAGCATGCCCATGAGTTACTTGGAAGACAGGAAACTAAAGAATTAATAGACAATGTTAAAAATGATTATCCAGCGGTAGTAGAGGAATTGGTTGACAATATCTTGAACATTGGAGAAATACGCAAGGTATTGGCAAATCTGTTAAAAGAGGGTGTATCAATCAAAAACTTATTAACTATTTTGGAAACTTTAACTGATTACGGAGCAGTTACCAAGGATACTGATATGTTAACAGAGTATGTTAGGCAAAATCTCAACCGGGAAATAACCACTAAATTAAAAGAACTGCAAGGTGAGCCAATAAAAGTGATTACTTTAAGTCCAGAATTAGAACAAAAAATATCCGATTCCATCAAACAAACAGATCATGGGAACTATTTATCTATTGAACCACAGGTGACTCAAAAAATACAAAAACAACTGAAGAATTACACAGAACAACTTACCCAACAGGGTTTACAGCCAATAGTGGTTACTTCACCCATGGTGAGATTGTATTTTAAACGGTTAACAGAAGGTTTTTTACCAAATCTGATGGTGGTATCTTTTCATGAATTAGATCCTCAAATTGAAGCACAATCTGTTGGGGTGGTGAATACATAA
- the flhF gene encoding flagellar biosynthesis protein FlhF, translated as MKVKKYLANSEKEALEQIKAEMGNNAIILNTRRVKKGGFFGLFGKTMLEVTVANDAEAKTKFDNIAENKDDNKFSLTLPKHNSKSPKTQNSFSNHHPANMNNSNTNQNKKEQFKHLREIIEKRQQEYNNELDETSSTDVVHSVQGKTSPKIDEQITDKAQNSYSNTHNESLEELKNELNQTKDMMQTMMKEVRQSSFRDKLPEHVNKYYDLLLEHDVIDQLAQELISQTMKEMDFRGLEDEQAFVRELKTIIGKKLSEQVTPLKDKNTTGPRIISMIGPTGVGKTTTVAKLAARHTLMENAEVGLITIDTYRIAAVEQLKTYGDILSLPVEVVMTPQELKDAMHKLKDKDLIIIDTAGRSHKNEMQMKELKGFIETCEPHINHLVLSLGTKYKDLKNIIAKYNHINFNSLILTKTDETDNLGNLLNLLWEFQTGCSYVTTGQNVPDDLEEFSLEKLLDKILGENNE; from the coding sequence ATGAAAGTCAAAAAATACTTGGCCAATAGTGAAAAAGAAGCACTAGAACAAATTAAAGCAGAAATGGGAAATAATGCTATAATTCTAAATACCCGGAGAGTCAAAAAAGGTGGTTTTTTCGGGTTATTTGGTAAAACTATGCTAGAAGTGACTGTAGCAAATGATGCAGAAGCTAAAACCAAATTTGATAATATTGCAGAAAATAAAGATGATAATAAATTTTCCCTTACTTTACCAAAACATAATTCTAAAAGTCCTAAGACGCAAAACTCCTTTAGTAATCATCATCCGGCCAATATGAACAACTCAAATACCAACCAAAATAAAAAAGAACAATTTAAACATTTACGCGAAATTATCGAAAAACGCCAACAGGAATATAATAACGAATTGGATGAAACTAGCAGTACAGATGTTGTTCATTCTGTCCAAGGCAAAACCTCCCCAAAGATTGATGAACAGATAACAGATAAAGCACAAAACAGTTATTCAAATACCCATAATGAATCTTTGGAAGAACTCAAAAACGAACTTAATCAAACCAAAGATATGATGCAAACTATGATGAAAGAAGTTAGACAAAGTTCTTTTCGAGACAAACTCCCTGAACATGTAAATAAATATTATGACTTACTCTTAGAGCACGATGTGATTGATCAGCTAGCTCAAGAGTTGATTTCTCAAACTATGAAAGAAATGGATTTTAGAGGGTTAGAAGATGAACAAGCCTTTGTTCGTGAACTAAAAACCATTATTGGTAAAAAATTATCAGAACAAGTCACCCCATTAAAGGACAAAAACACTACTGGACCAAGAATTATAAGCATGATTGGCCCTACTGGAGTAGGTAAAACTACAACTGTGGCCAAGTTAGCCGCTAGGCATACTTTGATGGAAAATGCAGAGGTGGGTTTGATTACTATAGATACATACAGAATTGCTGCAGTGGAGCAATTAAAAACATATGGTGATATATTAAGCCTACCTGTTGAAGTAGTCATGACACCACAAGAACTTAAAGATGCCATGCATAAATTAAAAGATAAAGATTTAATCATTATTGATACAGCTGGACGAAGCCATAAAAATGAAATGCAAATGAAAGAACTGAAAGGATTCATTGAAACCTGTGAACCCCATATTAATCATTTGGTGTTAAGCCTTGGTACTAAATATAAAGATTTAAAAAATATTATTGCCAAGTACAATCACATTAATTTTAACAGCCTTATTTTGACTAAGACTGATGAAACTGACAATCTAGGAAACTTATTAAATCTTTTATGGGAATTTCAAACCGGTTGTTCATACGTGACTACAGGACAAAATGTACCTGATGATTTAGAAGAATTTTCCTTAGAAAAACTATTAGATAAAATATTGGGTGAGAACAATGAATGA
- a CDS encoding protein-glutamate methylesterase/protein-glutamine glutaminase: protein MQKENTNRIKVMVVDDSAFMRKMIVDMVQEEPGLEIVAIAKNGQQALKMIPEHRPHVVTLDIEMPVLNGIETLEQIKELSDRPNVIMLSSYTQTGSQETLRALELGAVDFVGKPSGSISLDIKKVQSELIAKIKAAYQATTKVTFDQKKGNPFNSNREISQNIKQKLTNTQKNKLIVIGASTGGPRALHEVIPKIPQNFPGSILVVQHMPKGFTKLLSERLNTMSSMTVKEAENNDPIVPGKVYIAPGDYHLMVSKSSGIQGEDKWRVKVDQGPPVKGLRPCADILFESASMIEDMDLVGVVLTGMGSDGAKGIKRLKRAGAHIIAEDESTCVVFGMPKAAINTGLVDKILPLPAIAPEILNVIT, encoded by the coding sequence ATGCAAAAAGAGAATACTAATCGTATAAAAGTTATGGTGGTCGATGATTCAGCCTTCATGCGCAAGATGATAGTAGACATGGTCCAAGAAGAGCCCGGTTTAGAGATTGTTGCTATTGCAAAAAATGGCCAACAGGCACTTAAAATGATACCTGAACATCGCCCTCACGTTGTCACCCTTGATATTGAAATGCCTGTATTAAATGGTATAGAGACCCTTGAGCAAATAAAAGAGCTTTCTGACCGTCCAAATGTTATCATGCTTAGTTCTTATACACAAACAGGATCCCAGGAAACTCTAAGGGCCCTTGAACTGGGTGCTGTAGATTTTGTTGGCAAACCCTCAGGTTCCATTTCACTTGATATCAAAAAAGTACAATCTGAGTTGATAGCAAAGATTAAAGCCGCATATCAAGCTACTACTAAGGTGACTTTTGACCAAAAAAAGGGCAACCCGTTCAACTCAAATCGGGAGATTTCACAAAATATAAAACAAAAATTAACCAATACTCAAAAAAATAAACTGATTGTAATAGGAGCTTCCACTGGAGGGCCTAGGGCACTTCACGAAGTGATCCCAAAAATTCCACAAAATTTCCCGGGATCTATTTTGGTAGTACAACATATGCCCAAAGGATTTACAAAACTCCTGAGCGAAAGGTTGAATACCATGTCGTCAATGACAGTGAAGGAAGCAGAAAATAATGATCCAATAGTCCCGGGTAAAGTTTATATAGCTCCTGGTGATTATCATTTGATGGTTTCTAAAAGTTCAGGAATACAGGGGGAAGATAAGTGGCGGGTCAAAGTTGACCAAGGACCGCCCGTAAAAGGTCTTAGACCCTGTGCTGATATATTATTTGAATCAGCTAGTATGATAGAGGATATGGACTTGGTAGGGGTAGTATTAACTGGAATGGGGAGTGATGGTGCCAAAGGAATAAAAAGGTTAAAACGAGCCGGTGCCCATATAATAGCTGAAGACGAATCAACTTGTGTTGTTTTTGGAATGCCAAAAGCAGCTATAAATACCGGCCTAGTAGATAAAATTTTACCTTTACCCGCAATTGCTCCAGAGATACTGAATGTGATTACCTAA
- a CDS encoding P-loop NTPase codes for MNDQAKRLRQLVKEKSSGEHSAPTIEHQPEIITISSGKGGVGKSVLAVNLSFALRELNKKILLIDGNFGLFNLDILLGIQSNPKLEQLLRGEIDFREAIINVYPGIDLICGGTEYRNLQKGNSSRFEKGLAFVTDIKRTSDYDFIIIDTGSGVKQTVFSFADLSDQCIVLTTPELAAVTDTYALVKSLVYVGVASEVNLVVNMCHKEKEAVSTWKNLNKVLKHYVNYEINLLGYILEDSYISTSIKRQQPALMSEPNTSSGIAIKNLARKLLNVKASCQG; via the coding sequence ATGAATGATCAAGCTAAAAGACTAAGACAACTGGTTAAGGAAAAAAGTAGTGGAGAACATAGTGCCCCCACTATAGAACATCAACCCGAAATCATTACAATTTCGAGTGGAAAAGGTGGAGTAGGAAAAAGTGTATTGGCTGTCAATCTGTCTTTTGCTCTTAGAGAATTGAATAAAAAAATATTGTTAATAGATGGTAATTTTGGATTGTTTAACTTAGATATCTTATTGGGGATTCAATCTAATCCCAAGTTAGAGCAACTGCTTAGAGGAGAAATAGATTTTAGGGAAGCAATCATTAATGTTTATCCTGGAATTGATTTAATTTGTGGCGGGACTGAATATAGGAACCTTCAAAAAGGGAATTCTTCCAGATTTGAAAAAGGGCTGGCCTTTGTTACAGATATTAAGAGAACTTCTGATTATGACTTCATTATTATAGATACAGGTTCTGGCGTAAAACAGACCGTATTTAGTTTTGCAGATTTAAGTGATCAGTGCATTGTGCTGACTACTCCAGAATTAGCAGCAGTTACAGACACCTACGCTTTGGTTAAGTCACTTGTTTACGTTGGAGTAGCTAGTGAAGTTAATCTCGTTGTAAATATGTGCCATAAAGAAAAAGAAGCTGTTTCTACATGGAAGAACTTGAATAAAGTTTTAAAACATTATGTTAATTACGAGATAAACTTATTGGGTTATATCCTAGAAGATTCGTATATATCTACCAGTATAAAAAGACAGCAGCCTGCATTAATGTCTGAACCGAATACTTCATCTGGAATAGCAATTAAGAATCTGGCTCGCAAATTATTAAACGTAAAAGCTTCATGCCAGGGTTAA
- the fliQ gene encoding flagellar biosynthesis protein FliQ: MTEEFVLHLGREALITVLLAAAPMLASALIVGLMVSIFQATTQIQEQTLAFVPKIVAVLLSVAFFGPWMYTLLTEFAINIFSNINQFIN; encoded by the coding sequence TTGACAGAAGAATTTGTGTTACATCTAGGCCGTGAAGCTCTAATAACTGTTTTACTCGCTGCCGCTCCTATGCTGGCATCAGCTTTAATAGTAGGACTAATGGTCAGCATTTTTCAGGCAACTACACAGATACAAGAACAAACTTTGGCTTTTGTGCCAAAAATTGTAGCGGTTTTACTGTCTGTAGCTTTCTTTGGTCCCTGGATGTATACTCTGTTAACTGAATTTGCAATCAATATATTTAGTAATATAAACCAGTTCATTAATTAA
- the fliP gene encoding flagellar type III secretion system pore protein FliP (The bacterial flagellar biogenesis protein FliP forms a type III secretion system (T3SS)-type pore required for flagellar assembly.) yields MVKDRKTLVPAIIIIVLILLIPSQTEAAQPFPIPNLELEVGEGEEPEDLALTLQIIILLTILSLAPALLILTTSFTRVVIVLSFIRNALATQQMPPNQVLIGLALFLTFFIMSPVWGDVYQEAWEPYREGDITQEEAIENGLEPVREFMYQQTREDDLALFVEYSDIENPATIEDVPTHVIIPAFVISELKTAFQIGFMIFVPFLIIDMIVASTLMSMGMLMLPPVMISLPFKVLLFVLVDGWFLITRSLLISFG; encoded by the coding sequence ATGGTGAAAGATAGAAAAACACTTGTGCCGGCTATTATTATAATAGTACTGATATTATTAATTCCTTCCCAAACAGAAGCAGCTCAACCTTTTCCAATTCCTAATTTGGAATTGGAGGTAGGAGAAGGGGAAGAACCAGAGGACTTGGCATTAACTTTACAAATAATAATTCTGTTGACAATTTTAAGTCTAGCACCGGCATTACTCATTCTAACTACCTCTTTCACCAGGGTAGTAATTGTACTGTCTTTTATCAGGAATGCCTTGGCTACTCAACAGATGCCTCCCAATCAAGTTTTAATTGGATTGGCTCTTTTTCTAACTTTTTTCATAATGAGTCCTGTATGGGGCGATGTGTATCAGGAAGCCTGGGAGCCCTATCGCGAAGGTGATATTACTCAAGAAGAAGCCATTGAAAATGGTCTTGAACCTGTTAGGGAATTTATGTATCAACAGACGAGGGAAGATGATCTGGCTTTGTTTGTAGAATACTCGGATATTGAAAACCCTGCAACAATCGAAGATGTACCGACCCATGTTATCATCCCGGCCTTTGTAATCAGTGAATTAAAAACCGCTTTTCAAATTGGTTTTATGATATTTGTACCTTTTTTAATTATAGATATGATTGTGGCAAGTACATTAATGTCCATGGGGATGCTCATGCTCCCACCCGTGATGATATCACTTCCTTTTAAGGTACTACTTTTTGTACTTGTTGATGGTTGGTTCTTAATTACCAGGTCCCTACTTATAAGCTTTGGATGA